From a single Pseudomonas sp. A34-9 genomic region:
- a CDS encoding chemotaxis protein CheA, with translation MSFGADEEILQDFLVEAGEILEQLSEQLVELESRPDDADLLNAIFRGFHTVKGGAGFLQLNELVECCHIAENVFDILRKGERRVDAELMDVVLEALDAVNSMFTEVRERAPITAATPELLAALARLAEPQAADEAPASPVAEMIEELVVEGDSSGDITDNEFEQLLDSLNAVKAEAEAPAAAAPAQTAAEAASDEITDAEFESLLDQLHGKGQFAVDAIAPVAATPAAPAKGDSSDITDDEFEALLDQLHGKGNFAVDALESAIASAPAPAAPAAAAAGSDLISDHEFESLLDELHGKGKFSEVGAATAGSASTVATPAAKAPAAAAAPKPAAKPEPKAEAPKPAAAAAPAPARAAAAPPPEKPASEAETTVRVDTARLDEIMNMVGELVLVRNRLVRLGLNSGDEAMQKAVSNLDVVTADLQTAVMKTRMQPIKKVFGRFPRLVRDLARQLKKEINLELVGEETDLDKNLVEALADPLVHLVRNAVDHGIESPEEREASGKARGGRVVLAAEQEGDHILLSISDDGKGMDPNVLRAIAVKRGVMDKDAADRLSDTECYNLIFAPGFSTKTEISDVSGRGVGMDVVKTKISQLNGSINIYSTKGQGSKIVIKVPLTLAIMPTLMVMLGNQAFAFPLVNVNEIFHLDLSTTNVVDGQEVVIVRDKALPLFYLKRWLVSSAAHEEQREGHVVILSVGTQRIGFVVDQLVGQEEVVIKPLGKMLQGTPGMSGATITGDGRIALILDVPSMLKRYAARRI, from the coding sequence ATGAGCTTCGGCGCCGATGAAGAGATCCTTCAGGATTTCCTGGTTGAGGCCGGCGAGATTCTTGAGCAACTGTCCGAACAACTGGTCGAGCTGGAAAGCCGCCCGGATGACGCAGATCTGCTCAACGCAATTTTTCGCGGTTTCCACACTGTAAAAGGGGGCGCCGGCTTCCTTCAGCTCAACGAGCTGGTGGAGTGCTGTCACATCGCCGAAAACGTGTTCGACATCCTGCGTAAGGGTGAGCGTCGCGTTGATGCAGAACTGATGGACGTGGTGCTCGAAGCACTGGATGCGGTGAACAGCATGTTCACTGAGGTTCGTGAGCGTGCACCGATCACCGCTGCCACCCCGGAACTGCTGGCCGCCCTGGCGCGCCTGGCCGAACCGCAAGCGGCGGACGAAGCCCCGGCTTCACCAGTGGCCGAGATGATCGAAGAACTGGTCGTCGAAGGCGACTCGTCGGGCGACATCACCGATAACGAATTCGAACAACTGCTGGACTCGCTGAACGCCGTCAAGGCTGAAGCTGAAGCTCCGGCCGCTGCTGCTCCTGCGCAAACGGCCGCTGAAGCCGCGAGCGATGAAATCACTGATGCCGAGTTCGAGTCATTGCTCGATCAGTTGCACGGAAAGGGCCAGTTCGCGGTGGACGCGATTGCGCCAGTTGCGGCAACCCCTGCGGCACCGGCCAAGGGCGACAGCTCCGACATCACCGACGACGAATTCGAAGCGCTGCTCGATCAGTTGCATGGCAAGGGCAACTTCGCCGTGGATGCGCTGGAGTCGGCGATTGCTTCGGCGCCTGCGCCAGCTGCACCGGCCGCCGCCGCTGCCGGCAGCGACCTGATCAGCGATCACGAATTCGAATCGCTGCTCGACGAATTGCACGGCAAAGGCAAGTTCTCCGAAGTCGGTGCTGCGACTGCCGGCTCCGCGTCGACTGTCGCCACACCGGCTGCCAAGGCACCGGCCGCTGCGGCAGCGCCCAAACCTGCCGCCAAGCCTGAGCCAAAAGCCGAAGCGCCAAAACCGGCTGCCGCCGCGGCACCGGCTCCGGCCCGTGCCGCCGCTGCACCGCCACCGGAAAAACCGGCGAGCGAAGCGGAAACCACCGTGCGTGTCGACACGGCACGTCTCGACGAAATCATGAACATGGTCGGCGAGTTGGTGCTGGTACGTAACCGTCTGGTGCGCCTGGGCCTGAACAGCGGCGATGAAGCCATGCAAAAGGCCGTGTCGAACCTCGACGTGGTCACGGCTGACTTGCAGACCGCCGTAATGAAGACGCGGATGCAGCCGATCAAGAAGGTCTTCGGGCGCTTCCCGCGTCTGGTTCGTGACCTCGCGCGTCAGCTCAAGAAAGAGATCAACCTGGAACTGGTGGGTGAAGAAACCGACCTCGACAAAAACCTTGTCGAGGCTCTGGCCGACCCGCTGGTCCACTTGGTGCGCAACGCGGTCGACCACGGCATCGAGTCACCGGAAGAACGCGAAGCATCGGGCAAGGCCCGTGGCGGTCGCGTGGTACTGGCAGCCGAGCAAGAGGGCGACCACATCTTGCTGTCGATTTCCGATGACGGCAAAGGCATGGACCCGAATGTCCTGCGCGCCATCGCGGTAAAACGCGGCGTGATGGACAAGGACGCGGCCGATCGCCTCAGCGATACCGAGTGCTACAACCTGATTTTCGCCCCGGGTTTCTCGACCAAGACCGAGATCTCCGATGTGTCCGGCCGCGGTGTCGGCATGGACGTGGTGAAGACCAAGATTTCCCAGCTCAACGGTTCGATCAACATTTACTCGACCAAGGGCCAGGGCTCGAAGATCGTCATCAAGGTGCCGCTGACCCTCGCGATCATGCCAACCCTGATGGTGATGCTCGGCAATCAGGCGTTTGCGTTCCCGTTGGTCAACGTCAACGAAATCTTCCACCTCGACCTGTCGACCACCAACGTCGTCGACGGTCAGGAAGTGGTGATCGTGCGGGACAAGGCGCTGCCATTGTTCTACCTCAAGCGCTGGCTGGTCAGCTCCGCCGCTCACGAAGAGCAGCGTGAAGGCCACGTGGTGATCCTTTCGGTGGGCACTCAGCGGATCGGCTTCGTCGTCGATCAACTGGTCGGTCAGGAAGAAGTGGTCATCAAGCCATTGGGCAAAATGCTGCAGGGCACTCCGGGCATGTCCGGCGCCACCATTACCGGTGACGGCCGCATCGCGCTGATTCTCGATGTTCCAAGCATGCTCAAGCGTTACGCCGCACGGCGTATTTGA